A stretch of Thermomicrobium roseum DSM 5159 DNA encodes these proteins:
- a CDS encoding MFS transporter, with protein sequence MRWVIPRPWVVRQPALRAVLGLTLLAGLVTGVVVPFLSLVAREKGASYGAVGLMASGFLLAQLVFQFPAGALADRIGRAKPVAAGLAIEGLATAGFAFVEAPSSFVALRVLQGVGLALIYPAVRALIADLTPLERRGEAYAAFWGVLNVGWLLGPAVGGLLAAVVGKTPLVVASGLGEAALALPAWLAFRRFRLPEPKRKADPLGSQRRARLLGTALVAAMLLAFGFEVPVGIFTGIWSIYLSEIGASELELGLSYTAFSVANLVTLPLGGKLANRRPRWRRVLGLAALLGIVVLGYGIPSVPIVLLLGALEGAIAGLLTPTVDAYLSGIAGAQQQGRVQGAYTTAGMSGAALSALGSSVLYSWGHWVPFLVAGTALASLAVPAALLMRRTEQRAVREAAVETVVQ encoded by the coding sequence ATGCGGTGGGTGATTCCTCGCCCGTGGGTGGTACGCCAGCCGGCGCTGCGTGCGGTGCTGGGCTTGACGCTGCTCGCTGGCTTGGTGACCGGGGTCGTCGTCCCGTTTCTCTCCCTGGTGGCCCGCGAGAAAGGAGCCTCCTACGGGGCAGTCGGCCTCATGGCATCCGGCTTCCTCCTGGCGCAACTTGTGTTTCAGTTTCCGGCCGGGGCGCTGGCCGATCGGATCGGGCGAGCCAAGCCGGTGGCCGCTGGTTTGGCGATCGAGGGGCTGGCCACAGCTGGCTTTGCATTCGTCGAGGCTCCGAGCAGCTTCGTTGCCCTGCGTGTCCTGCAAGGGGTGGGACTGGCGCTGATCTATCCGGCGGTCCGGGCGCTTATCGCCGACCTGACGCCACTGGAGCGGCGTGGCGAGGCGTATGCGGCCTTCTGGGGTGTCCTCAATGTCGGGTGGCTGCTCGGGCCGGCTGTCGGCGGGCTCTTGGCTGCGGTCGTCGGGAAGACACCGCTCGTGGTGGCGAGCGGTCTGGGTGAAGCCGCGCTGGCCCTCCCGGCTTGGCTCGCCTTCCGGCGTTTTCGCTTGCCGGAACCGAAGAGGAAAGCAGACCCGCTGGGCAGCCAGCGAAGGGCGCGCCTCCTGGGCACGGCACTCGTGGCAGCGATGCTGCTGGCCTTCGGCTTCGAGGTGCCGGTCGGCATCTTCACGGGAATCTGGAGCATCTATCTCAGCGAGATCGGAGCCTCCGAGTTGGAGTTGGGGCTCTCGTATACGGCCTTCTCGGTGGCCAATCTCGTCACGCTCCCGCTGGGTGGGAAACTGGCCAACCGGCGGCCGCGCTGGCGGCGGGTATTGGGCCTGGCGGCCCTGCTCGGTATCGTCGTGCTCGGATACGGTATCCCCTCGGTGCCGATCGTCCTGCTGCTCGGTGCACTGGAGGGGGCGATCGCTGGGCTGTTGACACCGACGGTGGATGCCTATCTTTCGGGGATCGCCGGTGCTCAGCAGCAGGGCCGGGTGCAGGGGGCGTACACGACAGCCGGCATGAGCGGGGCAGCGTTGAGTGCACTGGGAAGTTCGGTCCTCTATTCCTGGGGACACTGGGTGCCTTTCCTGGTGGCGGGGACAGCGCTGGCGAGCCTGGCAGTACCCGCAGCCCTTCTCATGCGGCGGACCGAGCAACGGGCCGTCCGAGAAGCCGCTGTCGAAACGGTCGTCCAGTGA
- a CDS encoding MFS transporter, which produces MRTYPAFRLLFGTTLTTNAAFWMWSLLIGWLALVLTDSPFFVGLTGFLNGIPMLLVSLPAGVLIDRLDRRLVLFVAQVVVALATVSLVLLLWLERLTPWQLLLAAFVSGAGMAVVFTTRSALVANLVGREALANAVALISTAQNAPRIVGPALAGPLVSAFGLTGAFAVCALFQVASVGITWRLPAVRPSGNRSPFWGAFVEGLVTVWRREQLLALMALATLPTLLIFPYMNLLPVFARDELRLGATGLGVLMALNGLGAVIGSVAVAARREWGESPRVLVATVLLFAAAVFAFAQTSVPWLAAAFLSIAGVMGAVYMATTNTLLQLAVEDEIRGRVLSVYLLTWGLLPIGTLPAGAVADHWGAPLAVSLLVVLAVLAIGAVALRFPLLRRSSLVSEQRFSAGTGRS; this is translated from the coding sequence TTGCGAACATATCCAGCGTTCCGGCTCTTGTTCGGGACGACCCTGACGACGAACGCTGCTTTCTGGATGTGGTCGCTCCTGATCGGCTGGCTGGCTCTGGTCCTCACCGATTCCCCTTTCTTCGTCGGCTTGACCGGTTTTCTCAACGGCATCCCGATGCTCCTGGTCAGCCTGCCGGCGGGAGTACTGATCGATCGGCTCGATCGCCGCCTGGTGCTGTTCGTGGCTCAAGTGGTGGTCGCACTGGCCACTGTCAGTCTCGTGCTGCTGCTCTGGCTGGAGCGATTGACACCTTGGCAGTTGCTCCTGGCGGCGTTCGTCTCCGGGGCGGGTATGGCAGTCGTTTTCACGACGAGGAGTGCCTTGGTCGCCAACCTGGTCGGGCGCGAGGCGCTGGCCAATGCGGTTGCATTGATCTCGACTGCGCAGAATGCGCCTCGCATCGTCGGCCCGGCACTGGCTGGGCCGCTCGTCAGCGCCTTCGGTTTGACGGGAGCCTTCGCGGTCTGCGCGCTGTTTCAGGTTGCGTCGGTCGGTATCACGTGGCGCTTGCCGGCCGTGCGACCCTCGGGTAACCGGTCGCCGTTTTGGGGAGCGTTCGTCGAGGGTCTGGTGACGGTCTGGCGTCGCGAACAGCTCCTCGCCTTGATGGCGCTGGCGACCTTACCAACGCTGCTCATTTTCCCTTACATGAACCTTTTGCCGGTTTTCGCGCGGGACGAGCTCAGGTTAGGGGCGACCGGACTGGGCGTGCTGATGGCACTGAACGGGCTCGGTGCGGTCATCGGATCGGTCGCGGTCGCTGCCCGGCGAGAGTGGGGGGAATCGCCGCGCGTGCTCGTGGCGACGGTGCTGCTGTTCGCGGCAGCGGTGTTCGCCTTTGCGCAGACGAGCGTGCCCTGGCTCGCGGCGGCGTTCCTCTCGATCGCCGGGGTGATGGGCGCAGTCTACATGGCGACGACGAATACGTTGCTGCAGTTGGCCGTGGAGGACGAGATCCGCGGTCGCGTGCTGAGCGTCTATCTCTTGACCTGGGGGCTGCTCCCGATCGGGACATTGCCGGCCGGAGCGGTGGCTGACCATTGGGGTGCGCCGCTGGCGGTGAGCCTGCTGGTCGTGCTGGCGGTTCTCGCTATCGGAGCGGTGGCGCTCCGCTTCCCGCTGCTTCGCCGATCGTCGCTCGTTTCCGAGCAGCGTTTTTCGGCCGGCACTGGCCGGTCATGA
- a CDS encoding acyl-CoA thioesterase: MRRVAVPFIVYWGDADPGELIFYPNVFRYVMQAEHALFWGLGYTRQKMQEWGVVNPRVHVEADYHRPLWVHDRGVCRLWVSKLGRSSLRLDFALVKDGEDEPAVTGHLVQVFVDARTMRPVSIPEELREALAAEEPAGEAADSRGAE; this comes from the coding sequence GTGCGGCGAGTCGCAGTCCCATTCATCGTCTATTGGGGTGATGCGGATCCGGGTGAGCTCATCTTCTATCCGAACGTGTTCCGCTACGTCATGCAAGCAGAACATGCCTTGTTCTGGGGACTCGGCTACACGCGGCAGAAAATGCAGGAGTGGGGGGTAGTCAATCCACGCGTGCATGTGGAGGCCGATTACCATCGGCCGCTCTGGGTGCACGATCGTGGCGTCTGCCGCTTGTGGGTGAGCAAGCTCGGCCGCTCGTCTCTCCGGCTCGACTTCGCGCTGGTCAAGGACGGCGAGGACGAGCCGGCCGTCACCGGTCATCTCGTACAGGTCTTCGTCGACGCGCGCACGATGCGTCCGGTGTCTATACCGGAAGAACTGCGAGAGGCACTGGCAGCGGAGGAGCCGGCGGGTGAGGCTGCCGACTCGCGAGGTGCCGAATAG
- the mnhG gene encoding monovalent cation/H(+) antiporter subunit G has product MTVLAGLLALIGALLMVIAGIGLLRMPDFYTRMQAAAKAGTLGILLIVAATGLLLGNLSALLHALLVSLFFLLTTPLAAHLLGRAAYLSGIRPLVHEDDLAGQYHPKTHELRSVPHSAPPDRAEALPE; this is encoded by the coding sequence ATGACCGTGCTAGCTGGTCTACTGGCGCTGATCGGCGCGCTCCTCATGGTGATCGCTGGCATCGGCCTTCTGCGGATGCCGGACTTCTACACCCGCATGCAGGCTGCGGCCAAGGCGGGGACCCTGGGCATCCTCTTGATCGTGGCGGCGACCGGTCTGCTCCTCGGGAATCTCTCTGCGCTGCTCCACGCCCTGTTGGTGAGTCTCTTCTTCCTGTTGACCACCCCGCTCGCCGCGCACTTGCTCGGCCGGGCTGCCTATCTTTCCGGCATCCGACCGCTCGTCCACGAGGACGATCTGGCCGGGCAATATCACCCGAAGACGCACGAGCTCCGGAGCGTTCCCCACTCGGCACCCCCGGACAGAGCTGAAGCCCTGCCCGAATGA
- a CDS encoding VOC family protein, whose amino-acid sequence MATRSLNHVSIVAEHLEESVRFYEEVFGLERIPTPNFGHPVQWLRVGDLQLHIFERPEEARRYAHFALTVDDLVTVYEKARARGCLDGDTFTHFLVQLPNGNVQLYVRDPAGNLIEVDWPDIASLPAELQAQCVRLEDRYPQSDWNRQATLFLEPIGSRA is encoded by the coding sequence ATGGCTACACGGAGCCTGAACCACGTCAGCATCGTCGCTGAGCATCTCGAGGAGTCGGTGCGTTTCTACGAAGAGGTCTTCGGTCTGGAGCGGATCCCAACACCCAATTTCGGGCATCCGGTGCAATGGCTGCGGGTCGGTGACCTCCAGCTCCACATCTTCGAACGACCGGAAGAAGCACGCCGCTACGCGCATTTCGCACTGACCGTTGACGATCTCGTCACGGTCTACGAGAAGGCACGCGCCCGCGGCTGCCTGGACGGCGATACCTTCACGCATTTCCTCGTCCAGTTGCCCAACGGGAACGTCCAGCTCTACGTGCGCGACCCAGCTGGCAATCTGATCGAGGTCGACTGGCCCGACATCGCATCGCTCCCCGCGGAACTCCAGGCCCAGTGCGTGCGGCTCGAGGACCGGTACCCGCAGAGCGACTGGAATCGCCAGGCGACCCTGTTCCTGGAGCCGATCGGATCGCGCGCGTGA
- a CDS encoding aspartate aminotransferase family protein gives METIQKYREYVCTSFVAAVEPVVVERASGATVVDTSGREYIDCFAGIAVTNAGHCHPKVVAAAKAQADKLVHAASYVYHVPVVADLAERLAQITPGALKKTFFGNSGAEGIETALRMAKAYTGRNEFIALTHSFHGRTVGTLSVTGNMLRKKRGGPYLPGVAFAPAPYLYRNPFGTDDPEVLAQRCADMVEWAIKYQTSGNVAAFIAEPVLGEGGIIVPPANYFRYVKEVLDRYGILFIVDEVQSGFGRTGKLFAIEHYGVEPDIMVMAKGIADGFPLSACIARAEIADAFQPGEHLSTFGGNPVSCAAALANIEVMLEEDLPGQAARKGEQALAQLRELAAEHELIGDVRGLGLMIGVELVSDRRTKQPAAKQAAALRAYCREHGVLIGVGGQEGNVVRFQPPLTITWEQLERALTVFADGLRTVSRS, from the coding sequence ATGGAAACGATCCAGAAGTATCGCGAGTATGTCTGCACCAGCTTCGTGGCAGCAGTGGAGCCGGTCGTGGTGGAGCGCGCCAGCGGTGCGACCGTCGTCGACACCTCAGGACGCGAGTATATCGACTGCTTCGCCGGAATCGCGGTCACCAATGCTGGTCATTGCCATCCCAAAGTAGTCGCCGCAGCCAAAGCGCAGGCCGACAAGCTGGTGCATGCCGCCAGCTACGTCTATCACGTTCCGGTGGTCGCCGATCTGGCCGAGCGGCTCGCCCAAATCACGCCGGGTGCACTCAAGAAGACGTTCTTCGGCAACAGCGGGGCCGAGGGGATCGAGACGGCGCTCCGCATGGCCAAGGCCTACACTGGACGCAACGAGTTCATCGCGCTGACCCACTCCTTCCACGGTCGAACGGTCGGTACGCTTTCGGTCACCGGCAACATGCTGCGCAAGAAGCGCGGCGGACCGTACCTTCCCGGCGTCGCGTTCGCTCCGGCACCTTACCTCTACCGTAATCCCTTCGGGACCGACGATCCGGAAGTCCTCGCCCAGCGCTGCGCGGACATGGTCGAGTGGGCGATCAAGTACCAAACGTCCGGCAACGTCGCGGCCTTCATCGCCGAGCCGGTGCTGGGCGAGGGCGGCATCATCGTGCCGCCAGCCAATTACTTTCGCTACGTCAAAGAGGTGCTCGATCGCTACGGCATCTTGTTCATCGTCGACGAGGTGCAAAGCGGCTTCGGTCGCACCGGCAAGCTCTTCGCCATCGAGCATTACGGCGTCGAGCCGGACATCATGGTGATGGCCAAGGGGATCGCCGATGGCTTCCCGCTCTCGGCCTGCATCGCCCGCGCCGAGATCGCCGACGCCTTCCAGCCCGGCGAGCACCTCTCGACCTTCGGCGGTAACCCGGTATCCTGCGCGGCAGCGCTGGCGAACATCGAGGTCATGCTGGAGGAGGACCTGCCAGGTCAAGCGGCTCGCAAGGGTGAACAGGCACTCGCACAACTCCGGGAACTGGCTGCCGAGCACGAGCTGATCGGCGACGTACGCGGGCTCGGCCTGATGATCGGTGTGGAACTGGTCAGTGATCGCCGGACCAAGCAGCCAGCGGCCAAGCAAGCCGCAGCCTTGCGCGCCTACTGCCGCGAGCACGGGGTCCTCATCGGGGTCGGCGGGCAAGAGGGGAACGTGGTCCGCTTCCAACCGCCGCTCACCATCACGTGGGAGCAACTCGAGCGCGCGCTGACCGTCTTCGCTGATGGACTCCGGACCGTCAGCCGCTCCTGA
- a CDS encoding ABC transporter ATP-binding protein, producing the protein MVSLALLTEASDAAIVAEGVSRIFGPLRAIDRLSVVIPRGVIYGLLGPSGSGKTTFLRMVVGALRPSEGRLLIFGTPMPDRKIAARIGYMPQSPALYPDLTLRENLAFFGAVYRVPRQQLEHRIDELATDLDLLAWLDHPLYRFSTGMLQRASLAIALLHEPDLLVLDEPTIGLDPLLRRVLWQRFRTLASAGTTLLISTHSMDEAERCDLLGFLRNGRLLASDTPAALRAATGQESLEDAFLVLAGQPILPVEPAR; encoded by the coding sequence ATGGTCAGCCTCGCGCTCCTCACCGAAGCGAGCGACGCCGCGATCGTCGCGGAGGGGGTCTCCCGCATCTTCGGTCCACTGCGCGCGATCGACCGTCTCTCGGTCGTGATTCCTCGTGGGGTGATCTACGGCCTGCTCGGGCCGAGTGGTTCCGGCAAGACGACGTTTCTCCGCATGGTGGTTGGGGCACTGCGCCCCAGCGAGGGACGTCTGCTCATTTTCGGCACACCGATGCCCGATCGGAAGATCGCTGCACGGATCGGCTACATGCCACAGTCACCGGCCCTCTATCCCGATCTGACCCTGCGCGAAAATCTCGCGTTCTTCGGCGCTGTCTATCGCGTGCCGCGCCAACAGCTCGAGCATCGGATCGACGAGCTCGCCACCGACCTCGACCTGCTCGCCTGGCTCGATCATCCTTTGTATCGCTTCTCGACCGGCATGCTGCAGCGTGCTTCCTTGGCCATCGCGCTCCTCCATGAGCCCGATCTCCTCGTTCTGGACGAGCCGACCATCGGACTCGACCCACTCTTGCGACGCGTGCTCTGGCAGCGCTTCCGCACCTTGGCTTCGGCCGGCACGACGCTGCTCATTTCGACCCACAGCATGGACGAGGCGGAACGCTGTGATCTCCTCGGCTTCCTGCGTAACGGCCGACTGCTGGCCAGCGACACGCCAGCTGCCCTGCGGGCAGCGACCGGCCAGGAGTCACTGGAAGACGCCTTCCTCGTTCTGGCCGGCCAGCCGATCCTTCCCGTGGAGCCGGCGCGATGA
- a CDS encoding cupin domain-containing protein: MGGASSVSVVQWDVLPVESPRPGIFRQTLHGDRQTVVRYRYAPGSVFPVHAHPEEQVTMVLRGTLALEVAGKESICGPGTVVVIPGGVPHGARVVGEEEVETLNTFVPRRTSAP; the protein is encoded by the coding sequence ATGGGCGGAGCGTCATCGGTCAGTGTCGTCCAGTGGGATGTGCTCCCGGTGGAGTCCCCTCGCCCCGGTATCTTCCGGCAGACGCTGCACGGAGACCGGCAGACCGTGGTTCGCTACCGGTATGCTCCCGGATCGGTCTTTCCAGTTCATGCGCATCCCGAGGAGCAGGTGACGATGGTGCTGCGCGGGACGCTGGCGCTGGAGGTCGCGGGTAAGGAGTCGATCTGCGGACCTGGCACCGTCGTGGTCATCCCCGGTGGAGTACCCCATGGCGCACGTGTCGTGGGTGAAGAAGAGGTGGAGACGCTGAATACGTTCGTGCCGCGGCGCACGAGCGCGCCGTGA
- the trpS gene encoding tryptophan--tRNA ligase — protein sequence MAGKPRAFSGIQPTGGIHLGNYLGAIRNWVLQQDQYDNIFSIVDLHAMTIPYDPRELRQRTLEVGSVLLAAGIDPERSILFVQSDVREHTELCWILGTLATFGELRRMTQFKEKSKGNERVGAGLFFYPVLQAADILLYDAAVVPVGEDQKQHIELTRDLAIRFNNTFGETFVVPEPDIKPAGARIMSLTDPLKKMSKSDPDPDSRIELRDPPEVIRRKIRKAVTDSETVIRYDEERKPAISNLLTIYSLLSGIPIPELEERYAGKGYGQFKQDLAEVIIQALAPIQQRLEELVAQPGIVIRTLQEGAAKARELASAKMALVRERCGLGLPPLD from the coding sequence ATGGCGGGGAAGCCGCGTGCGTTCTCGGGAATCCAGCCGACCGGTGGCATCCACCTGGGGAACTATCTCGGGGCGATCCGGAACTGGGTGCTGCAGCAGGATCAGTATGACAATATCTTCAGCATCGTCGACCTGCACGCGATGACGATCCCCTACGATCCGCGTGAGCTCCGGCAACGGACGCTCGAGGTGGGGAGCGTGCTCCTGGCAGCCGGGATCGATCCGGAGCGCTCGATCCTGTTCGTGCAGTCCGACGTGCGCGAACACACGGAACTGTGCTGGATCCTGGGCACGTTGGCGACGTTCGGTGAGCTGCGGCGGATGACGCAATTCAAGGAAAAGTCGAAGGGGAACGAGCGCGTCGGGGCAGGGCTGTTCTTCTATCCGGTGCTCCAAGCAGCGGACATCTTGCTCTACGACGCAGCGGTCGTCCCCGTCGGTGAAGACCAAAAGCAGCACATCGAGCTGACGCGCGACTTGGCTATCCGCTTCAACAATACGTTCGGCGAGACGTTCGTCGTCCCGGAGCCGGATATCAAGCCGGCTGGGGCGCGCATCATGTCGTTGACTGATCCGCTCAAGAAGATGAGCAAGAGCGACCCGGATCCGGACAGCCGCATCGAGTTGCGGGATCCGCCGGAGGTGATCCGTCGCAAGATCCGCAAGGCAGTGACCGACTCGGAGACGGTGATCCGCTACGACGAAGAGCGAAAGCCAGCGATCTCCAACCTGCTCACGATCTATTCGCTCCTCTCCGGTATTCCGATCCCGGAACTGGAAGAGCGGTATGCCGGGAAAGGATACGGGCAGTTCAAGCAGGACCTGGCTGAGGTGATCATCCAGGCGCTGGCACCGATCCAACAGCGACTGGAGGAACTGGTCGCCCAGCCCGGGATCGTGATCCGCACGCTTCAAGAGGGCGCCGCCAAGGCGCGGGAACTCGCTTCGGCCAAGATGGCACTCGTGCGCGAGCGGTGCGGACTCGGACTTCCACCGCTGGACTGA
- a CDS encoding glycerol-3-phosphate dehydrogenase/oxidase: MLLCRAESLALLREQEFDVLVIGGGITGAGVAFDAAARGLRVALVEGRDFVGGTSRWSTKLVHGGIRYLPQFDIGLVREALIERGRLLANAPLLVEPLPFLLPLYRFNRRPLGIGWLPQQSALQPLLIRAGLLTYDLLAGGLNVGRHRSVPSARFAEWAPLVRTQDLLAAYSYYDARTEDARLVFDVLASAVEQGAVVVNHAPVIGFEKAGGGLVAAWIRDELVNEEFAVRARVFVNATGIWGEELERLTGELPQVHIAPSKGVHLVLPSERVGLKDAAIVLPETDDGRLLFLVPYRPYGEVAILGTTDTGSGPLDAPVATDADIDYLLDHANRYLETTLTRADVISAYAGYRPLIRRGLAETTARLSRSHELVEHANGLISILGGKLTTFRAMAEETVDAAERGLGRPIWHVTAQLTLARRRDWKQVVETVTVRAREMGLEAHVPWLLRGYGAAAHTVLDIAAGDYRLARPLVDGLPYLWAEVVHACRYEQACHIDDVLERRTFVLFLDWHHGLRVAEQVSELMAQELGWSAEQRQLEVERYRRRVLQCCGAEHGIATRLDSGSVSLPWRT, encoded by the coding sequence GTGCTTTTGTGTCGTGCAGAGTCGCTCGCTCTGTTGCGTGAGCAAGAGTTCGATGTCCTAGTCATCGGGGGTGGAATAACCGGTGCCGGTGTCGCCTTCGATGCTGCTGCGCGAGGGTTACGGGTTGCGCTCGTCGAGGGGCGCGATTTCGTAGGAGGCACGAGCCGCTGGTCGACCAAGCTCGTGCATGGAGGTATTCGCTACCTGCCCCAGTTCGATATCGGGTTAGTTCGCGAAGCGCTGATCGAACGGGGACGACTCCTGGCGAACGCGCCGCTTCTGGTCGAGCCGTTGCCATTTCTTTTGCCTTTGTACCGCTTCAATCGCCGGCCGCTCGGAATCGGGTGGTTGCCGCAACAGTCTGCCCTACAGCCCCTCCTGATCCGTGCAGGGTTATTGACCTATGATCTTCTGGCCGGAGGTCTCAACGTGGGGCGACATCGCAGTGTCCCATCCGCCCGATTCGCGGAGTGGGCACCGTTGGTGCGAACGCAGGATCTCCTGGCGGCCTATTCCTACTACGATGCGCGGACAGAGGACGCGCGACTCGTCTTCGATGTCTTGGCATCAGCAGTCGAGCAGGGTGCGGTGGTCGTCAACCACGCGCCTGTGATCGGCTTCGAGAAAGCAGGCGGGGGATTGGTGGCAGCCTGGATCCGCGACGAGTTGGTCAACGAAGAGTTCGCGGTGCGTGCCAGGGTATTCGTGAATGCGACCGGGATCTGGGGCGAGGAATTGGAGCGCTTGACCGGTGAGCTACCACAGGTGCACATCGCGCCGAGCAAAGGAGTACATCTCGTTCTCCCGAGCGAGCGAGTCGGTCTGAAAGACGCGGCGATCGTGCTCCCGGAAACGGATGATGGGCGTCTCCTGTTCCTGGTGCCGTATCGACCGTATGGGGAGGTCGCTATTCTGGGCACGACCGACACCGGTTCCGGGCCGCTGGATGCGCCGGTCGCGACCGACGCGGATATCGACTACCTGCTGGACCACGCCAATCGCTACCTCGAGACCACGTTGACGCGCGCCGATGTCATCAGCGCGTATGCGGGTTACCGTCCCCTGATCCGGCGCGGACTCGCCGAGACAACGGCACGCTTGTCCAGATCGCACGAGCTGGTCGAACACGCCAACGGGTTGATCTCAATCCTGGGAGGAAAGCTCACGACATTCCGCGCTATGGCCGAGGAGACCGTCGATGCCGCGGAGCGAGGGTTGGGTCGGCCGATCTGGCACGTGACCGCTCAGCTGACGCTGGCTCGACGCCGGGACTGGAAGCAGGTCGTCGAGACCGTGACCGTGCGCGCACGGGAGATGGGGCTCGAGGCGCATGTCCCCTGGTTGCTGCGCGGTTACGGCGCGGCAGCACACACCGTCCTCGACATCGCGGCAGGAGACTACCGACTGGCTCGACCGCTGGTGGACGGCCTACCGTATTTGTGGGCTGAAGTCGTTCACGCCTGTCGGTACGAGCAAGCCTGCCATATCGATGACGTGTTGGAGCGCCGCACGTTCGTACTGTTCCTGGACTGGCATCATGGGCTGCGCGTCGCCGAGCAGGTCAGTGAGCTGATGGCGCAGGAACTCGGATGGTCGGCGGAGCAACGTCAGCTCGAGGTCGAGCGGTACCGGCGACGTGTCCTACAGTGTTGTGGTGCTGAGCACGGTATCGCTACGCGTCTCGACTCTGGTTCCGTCTCGCTCCCATGGCGTACGTGA
- the glpK gene encoding glycerol kinase GlpK, whose product MSRFALAIDQGTTSTRAVIFDRESNVIAMDQREHQQIYPQPGWVEHDPMEIRERTQQVVRTALERAGIGGGDIAAVGITNQRETSVVWNRHTGQPYRNAIVWQDTRTDQLCAQLERDGYGPMFRERTGLPISTYFSGPKIRWLLESDPEIRAAAEKGDALFGNIDTWLIWWLTGGPNGGAHVTDVSNASRTMLMNLQTLDWDDELLRALQIPRQMLPAIRSSSDPNAYGYTVADGPLGARVPVCGDLGDQQAALVGQAGLKPGMAKNTYGTGCFVLLNTGTEIVPSKYGLLTTVAYRFGDGPCVYALEGSIAITGALVQWLRDNLGLISQSAEVEELARSVEDNGGIYFVPFFSGAFAPYWRADARGVIVGLTRFVNRGHVARAALEATAYQTRDVVDAMVADSGIELAELRVDGGMVQNELLMQFQADILGVPVIRPVVTETTSLGAAYAAGLAVGYWANEQEIAQYWKEARRWNPQMGAEQRDALYRGWKKAVERSFGWVEL is encoded by the coding sequence ATGAGTCGCTTCGCTTTGGCGATCGACCAAGGGACAACGAGCACGCGAGCCGTGATCTTCGACCGCGAGAGCAATGTCATCGCGATGGATCAGCGCGAGCATCAGCAGATTTACCCGCAACCGGGATGGGTCGAACACGATCCGATGGAGATTCGGGAACGCACGCAGCAGGTGGTGCGAACCGCTCTCGAGCGTGCGGGGATCGGTGGGGGTGACATCGCGGCTGTCGGGATCACCAACCAGCGCGAGACGTCCGTGGTCTGGAATCGCCATACGGGCCAGCCGTACAGGAACGCCATCGTGTGGCAAGATACTCGCACCGATCAACTGTGTGCCCAGCTGGAGCGCGACGGGTATGGTCCCATGTTCCGTGAGCGGACCGGCTTGCCGATCAGCACCTACTTTTCCGGTCCCAAGATCCGCTGGCTCCTGGAGAGTGATCCGGAAATCCGCGCTGCGGCCGAGAAGGGGGATGCGCTCTTCGGCAATATCGATACGTGGCTGATCTGGTGGCTGACCGGCGGGCCGAACGGTGGGGCACACGTCACGGACGTCTCCAATGCGAGCCGGACCATGCTGATGAACTTGCAGACGTTGGACTGGGATGACGAACTCCTCCGCGCCCTGCAGATCCCCCGCCAGATGTTGCCGGCTATCCGGTCCTCGTCCGATCCGAACGCCTACGGGTACACGGTAGCCGACGGTCCGCTCGGTGCGCGGGTTCCGGTGTGCGGGGATTTGGGTGACCAGCAAGCGGCACTCGTCGGACAAGCAGGCCTCAAGCCGGGAATGGCTAAGAATACCTACGGCACTGGTTGTTTCGTTTTGCTCAACACCGGGACGGAGATCGTCCCGTCCAAGTACGGTTTGCTGACGACGGTCGCGTACCGTTTCGGGGATGGCCCCTGCGTGTATGCGCTGGAGGGATCGATCGCGATCACCGGTGCGCTGGTCCAGTGGCTACGCGACAATCTGGGGCTGATCAGCCAATCAGCCGAGGTCGAGGAACTCGCACGCTCGGTCGAGGACAATGGCGGGATCTACTTCGTTCCCTTCTTCTCCGGTGCCTTCGCGCCGTACTGGCGAGCTGATGCGCGAGGGGTGATCGTCGGTTTGACCCGCTTCGTCAATCGGGGGCATGTGGCGCGGGCAGCGCTGGAGGCGACGGCCTACCAGACGCGCGACGTCGTCGATGCGATGGTGGCGGACTCGGGGATCGAGCTGGCAGAGCTGCGCGTCGATGGCGGCATGGTGCAAAACGAACTTTTGATGCAGTTCCAGGCGGACATACTGGGTGTACCGGTGATCCGTCCGGTCGTGACGGAGACGACCTCGCTCGGCGCGGCTTACGCGGCCGGGCTGGCGGTCGGCTACTGGGCAAACGAGCAGGAAATCGCCCAATACTGGAAAGAGGCCAGGCGCTGGAATCCACAGATGGGAGCTGAACAGCGCGACGCGCTTTACCGAGGCTGGAAGAAAGCTGTCGAGCGGAGCTTTGGTTGGGTGGAGCTGTAG